Below is a genomic region from Taeniopygia guttata chromosome 7, bTaeGut7.mat, whole genome shotgun sequence.
ACTACCTGAAACTAAACTGTAGCAAGGTGGCAGCtgggctcttctcccaggtaacagtGGGTaagatgagaggaaatggcctcgTGTTGCAGCAGGGGAAAAATTTCGTCACTGAAGGGGCTGtcaagctgcccagggaagtggttgagtcatCACCCCTGGAGGAATTTAAAAGCCTTGTAGATGTGGTACTTTGGAACATGGTTTAGTGAACTTGGCAGTGCTAGGTTATGGTTGGACtcaggtcttttccaacctaaatgactcTATGAAGTCCAgatatgtttaaaataaaaatacctacCAGCCAAGCAAGAGGATTACCATGTTCTCTCAGAAAACTTCCGTGGGGTTTTTAGTTTCTATATCTATCACCACAATAACAGCCATTAAAAATTGTAAggaggtcttttttttttttttttgtggcaacACACATGAACATTCTGGGCATGCCTGCCAAGTACTACCAGCATATTCACCTGAATTGCTTGAAAGCACAAACCATTATTAGTGACACTGTAGCACTTGTGGGAATACAACCAGCATAAGAAATGGAATAGAAACTGAAAGGCTACAGGGAGGGTCATAGGAgagattttacagaaaaaaaaatgggtttgAGGGAGGTTGTTTGGTGAAGGGAGCTGAGAAGAAATTACTTGACAACTTTCTGACACTAATCCTTTCAATACACAATGAGAAATCAGGtttattaaatacaaataaaaaactacAAAAGTTCTCAAAGAAACGACTTTACAAAAGCTGTTTAAAGATTCCCGCTCTGTGTACTCTTCAAAAAAAACTGCCCAGATCTTCAAAGCTGTTATTCATTTCACTCAAGTGTTTTTAAATAGCATCTACAGAAATTAAATGCCTCATACCCTGGCATAAATATAGAAAACAGAACATTATGTTCATATCCTCACTAATACCAAGGTACCAGGGAAGGAGTTGGCCACCCACCTTCCACTGCCGTTGACACTCACAGCCTCGATGAATGAGGCAGCACACTCAAGGAGGATGCAAGATCACAAACAATACAGGTTTTGTAACAGAGACCTAACCTCACAAACAGTACTTTTGAAATAAACTGGCACAACTCAGCTCATACAGAGTCTCCTAAAACGAAAACTGTGGTTGCTATGATGCATACCTTCTAAATTCATAAACATGTACAATACCTGGAGAAGGCTTTCTATGGCATGGAAGCCACGGATTAAGTTCAAAGCTCCACATAACAGATTAAGCACAAATGAGACAATCCCTGGCAGAGTCACAGGTTCCAGACGTTGATGAGGAGCTGCAAAGCAGATCAAAAGAAGATATCAAAGGTCAAAGCAATGCCTCCAGaaattcaataaaataataatctcATTTGTTAGTGGTTTCTAGCTCAAGAGATCACTGAAGCAAAccagaaaatgttatttctgttttctaaaaagacaaaacattaTAAATGTTTCAGCACAAAGTTTAGCAAAAAGTAAACTATCCTCCAGTCCACATATGTAATGGCCTTGTTATATTTACTCTTTATCTCCATAAGTTCCATTTATTCAGTATGGTATTGGTGGCTGCTCAAACATGCCAGGAAATCAAAAGTAAAAGATGTACTTGCTATTGAAATATGTCCATAATTAGTAACCAGCTAATAAGTCACATACTTAAGAGCTTCTGTCACAACCTCCACTCTTCTTTAACACCAATGCATTAGTGAGATATTGAGACTGATTTTGCTTGTTTGCTGAACAGAACACTGAAGCAAAGCTATCATAGTCCCCTTCCTTAAAAACACAGTGTGTGCTACCAAAGACACACATGAAGGGACAGCTCTGAAACTCAGCTGGCATCTACACCACAATCTTATATGGACCTTCCAGATTGTGCTTAGCCTCTTACAAgtaaaacacattaaaacacTCTTTCCATGCACACCCACTCTTTCAAGCTTATCTAGGGTGACAAATATGTAACAGTTATGTATGTTCCTCATTACTGTCCCTTTGCATAATGAATAACAGAAAGCAAATGTGaaaaaaacaatgcaaaacTCTTAACAGTCTGGGCGACACTGGGATAACAATGGAACTACTGAGCTGTACTCAAATCATTCCGTTCAAATTAACCAAGTGTGAAGATGTGAACAATGAGGTTAATGAACTGTAACATTAATAGAGAGGGGGTGTCAATCCCAGTTGTTTGTATTGCACAGATGcagggaaaaggtttttcaaaCAGTTTATGAAGTTACAGAAcctaaaaaagccccaacaaaAGCTATTTCACATTGATAAGCAGGCAGGGCTGTCTAATTAAGAGTgtacaataacaaaaaaatatatagcatGAGTTCAGttaattaatttctgctgaATTTAATAGTGTATAATCAGTTGGgctgtttttttaaacaaaagcatAACCCATGTTTAACTTTGAGAGCTCACTGCTTTTCTAACTGTAGGGTACATTACTCCCAGCAATCACTCAGTTAAGGTTAGATATGCTACATGTGCTATTTGCATACCAAACCACTCTTTTTCAATGACTCCCaactggttggttttttttggctttttttgaaCCATCTCATTTAGAGAGTGGAAAAAAGCTGAGGGTGTATATGACTGTTTTTAGCCAATGGTAATTCCATTCCATTAACTGCTGGATAAAATTAGTTCACTGCTCTCCACTTGCAACTCTCCAGAAAATCTTCCTTTTCCCCATGTATTGGGCAACTTAAAATCATTGTGTgagaaaactgcatttaaaacaCCTCTTTGAGAACTATGGGGGGAAAAGTGAAGAGTCTGGTCAGCTAAATCAACAAAGTCTATGAAGGTTCATAAAATAGTAACTTATCTtgttaaaatatgaaaaaaaaataaaggatatTATGTACCATTACTAATGTCATTAAACTCTCTAAGGCTTAAAAAATTTTAGTGTTGCAATCAAAGCAACAAGAATCATTTATATACAAAGAGATGAAGGCAAAAccaaagaagaagaaggaatgTCAGAGAAGGCAGAGTAAAGGGCAATTGACTTCAAATTGGTACACCCATCAATCCTAGAAATATTACTAAGTGCCATATCAAAATGTCTCAGTTCAAATAAAGCACAAATTCTGAATTTAATGTTGATATTTACataaaaattcaggaaatttaCATGGTATGAGAAACTACATTACTTGTAAGAAAGTTTATTTAAAACTAAAAcgtaaaaaaaaccccacaaaagcGTGGAGTATGCCATCAAGCAAAAAATAACTTTGATCTGACAACtgtttcttcactgaaaaagagctcagaaaacagtaattttatCCTAACCTGAAACATTACATATCAGCATGTTGTGACCTTATTTCTAATGCCTGCCAACACCTACATGTACCTGTGCAGGAAGATTCCATCCATAATCTGCACTCTTTATGCTTCCCACATGCAGAATTTCCCCTATTCCTCACTGCACTGCACAACTCTGAGGGAGAGGGCTGCTACTGCaagcactgccagcacagcaggccTGGGCTCCTCACCCTGTTACACACCCAGTTACAGCGGGAGCAAGCGAGAGCGAATGCCTCCAACTCTGCCATTCTGCACAACGAAACAAGATTTGCATCCACCTAACTTCCCACCTCTGGATGCTCTCCAACTTCATTTAACACAGCTCACTCCAGAAAGTCCTGCTTTTTAACAGTACAGCATATTCAGGAAATTCCACTAGGCAAAACATCTTTTTGTGAGAATCTTTTTGCTCTGTCCTTAGTGCAAAGGAGAAACTTGGAAGTCCAGCCAACTGAGTGGGCAGCAAACATCCAGAGAAAGTTCTTTTCAAGGGTGGAGAGAAGTGATGAATGTAAAGAACTACAAAACCATTAGCAGACTTTCTAAAAAAGACACTGTTATTCAATAGCATCTAAAATGTGAAGAGCTGAAGAAGTAGCAAAGTGCCAGCTTCTCATAATGTACAGCCCTTTGATAGTGAGTTTCTACAGCAGCTCGAGGAAGGAAGTGGATAACTGAACAGAGATCTATGGAactcagaggaagaagaaagttAAAAGTAActgaaagagaaacagaaaaaaaatgacatggaaagaaaaggggaCAACAGGATTTCTTCTGTAAGAAATTGTGGAGAGgtaagtaaaaaaaatagaCGAACACCTGCCAATTATTGTTGAATCTTCTTTTTTAGTTAAAAGGGAAATGGTCCCTATGTTTTTTAATATAGGACTATATTACCTTCCAACACTCTTACtcaaaaaagtaataaaaaccCCATCTCCCACTACATGGACAAGTTTTAAAAAGCAGCCAATTTGGACACAACCTGAGTTCTCTCATGCTTATTGCTTTTTCCAATTTTCATAGTTAACCAGCTGCCCCTTCTGCCTCCACAACCCTTTCCACAAAGCAAGATTACACAAGAACATTAGGAGTAAGCAACAATGTAAGAATTAAAGGTGGCAAAGAGTGGTATCACAGCATTACATACCTTTAAAAAGAGCCCACACATGTAAAAAGATGACAAAGGTATGCACAGTGCAGCTTAGATGATTCCACTCTTTTAAACCATTTAAACACCTTCACACTTTCCCTTTAATAATTTTCCTAACTCTAACTCCAATAGTGTTAAATTGCAAATACAGAGATTGTAAGCTATTTCTACATTGTCTCATAGCACCTGGAATTCTCAGAATCAGGGCCCCAGAGTACAAATAGGGCACCCtactggttttgtttggttttcatctTCCATAGAAAGCAGTTTTCAATCTTCTAGAGTAATCCTCATGAGTAAGTACATAATAAGGATAATATACTGGCAAAAAGATCCTATTAATATATACATGCAAAATCTCGTTTATTACAACATTGTAGGAGGTGTTTAGATTTACAGTTGTAATTCTATGATTTATGATTGCACCCTGCCACTGTAAAGTGCACAGCATCAGTGTGGGCCTGCTCAGGATAATTTATAAACTTAGgtacttttggaaaaaaaaggaaaatatattaacTAATTAAAATCAACACTTCCTTTCATTCTATTTATGATTTTACTTTACTAAACTTGGAGGACTGGAATTGGATGATGTCAGTATCACATGTGGAGCCCATGTCTCAGTGCAAGGATCTGGCATTTTGtttctgtcctgctgggaaACATCTGAAGATGGGACTCAAACCCATTCAGAGGATTCACTTAATAGCACAAACCTTTAACCCAGTTCAACCCCACTGTTCCACATGTACCTCCTACGtaaattaaagtttaaaaaaattaatgactACTTAAATGAATTTGGCAGTTTTAtacaaaattgcattttttaacattGTACTTAAGGCATGTTTTAACATTGTACATAAGGCACTCATTTTAGAGAGCGCATCTTTTAGCCAGCACAGCTCTTTGGATTTTCACCATTGCAAAGGCTTCCTGAAGAGATGCTTCTCCCTCCAGCTGCTCTAACTCCTGACACTGTTCTCAGGTTATGTCAACAACGAGTATTACTGGGCAGAAATATcaaaaaatttcagaaatcttaaaaaaatcaaaaaataaaaataatattcttgtTAAGTGCTCATCTTCATTtacaggggtttttttccttcaataaaGCGGTCTATTGAACAGAGCCATTTCTTGCTCTGAGTGCCTCGAGAAGGTGAACATTTGGAGCAAGAGACAAAACAGACACCTCAGCTAAAATATGCATAAGGTCACACCAGCTTTATGTTTTAGAAACatgaaaaaggctttttattttaaagaaaataaattaattttgctgcaTCTGTCTCATTTAAGGATACAACAACAGAAGTCTGGAACTTACCTGCAGCTATCTTACCAGTACCCTTATACTCCCCCACAGGTATATGAGAAAAGCCATTGGCTGAACCAAGTTCTGACACAGAAATTTGATACGGTGGTCTCAGTTTGATTTCAGTCTGCATATCAGCAAGATTCATCTTTGTTGACAAAGAACGTGTGTTGTTGTATCTCTGTTTGGTCCTCTGAATGAAATTATCTgtgcaaaatttaaaataaaaaggtattttctaTGAACTTTGTAATTACATCATCCAAGACCATGCAGCTTTTCAGTTCACAAACTGAAATATAttgtttgaaatatttgtatatatCTTGGGTTTTTAAtgctgtttctgttttgtgCCTAACACATCATGGGTTATTTACTTctgcagttaaaaaaattaagctcCAAAAATCTAAGTATGTAATAGCTGAATAAACGAATGACTTTTCATTGCACGAGACTGAAAGCATTTCTAATACAATGGATTTACTGCACTTATCCTAGCTTTTCTGTTAGTTTAGTAAATATCCTTATCAAAAAATTATGTTGTGGGAAAATAAAAGTGTTCATAGAAATCTTCACAAGGAGGACAGTAATGTCACACAGAAATTGTCATTAACTGACTGAATTATAGACAGGAATTAACCAACTGGAGTATCTTCCCCCGTGTTTCTAAAACTGCAGCTCTCTTTGCTCCAATGTGTTTCATAAGAATATCTGATTACAGTAATTTCTAATATATAGTATTAAAGCAACATAAACTAATGGAATTCATAACAACTGTTATCTGGTATATATGAGGTGAGTTGCATTTGGAGTCTGAAGATTAATGCTCCACTACATTGTAAGAGAAGTAAACATTTCTCCCTTTCATGTACTGAACAAGAGGTAGCACAGCTAAGAGCTAACATGAAACTGCAATCTTTTACTTGAGAAATTTATGAAGCTCAATGACTTCCCAGGTTAAGTATTTCAACAGGTATGAAGTCAAATAACTCCTGGTATTACTACCAGAAGATGAACTACAGAGCTGCTCACACAAGGCTTAAACCAAAACCTACTGGAATGAACAGAAGTAAGTTTGGATAAAACTCTAGTAGCCTAATTTAATGTCCCAGAAGTATTTCTTCATTGACTCTAACAGCAGTTAAATCAGATTCTAAATCCACCTGAAACAGAGCTATAAACTGCTTTGGACTTTTTTTGTGTGCATGAAGTTGTACCTatttaaattctcttttgtCATAGTATGAGAATGAAGGGGGGGAAAAGGCAAATCCTTACCAAACTCTATAAAACAGTATGGTCTGATAGCAGTATTCGTCTTCATCATATTGTAGGTAGTGATGAACTCCTTCTGAAGCTCATCCAGGAAACAGAAAGCCAGGACATTGGGATAATTTTCGGTGCACAACATCATATAGCTCACTCCCAAAGAACTTATAAAGCTAGAATTGAGAAAACATATCCAAAATTTCAAATCTAAATTCAGTGAATTTACTGCTTTTCTAGTCTGATCTCATATTTgtaaccacaaaaacaaaaaattatctgGGGTAGCAAAGGAATAAATGTTTACTGAAAAGCCCAACAGTATtctagaagaaaaacaaattacttttagGGAATGTTTTACTTGAACACCACATTGTACAATCATATGAGAAGCTGTTTTACATGTATAGGTATATAGCTatctatgtgtgtgtgcatacatatacacacactggtgaaacagaaaataaaaaagcttttagGATGCAGAAACACAGCAGATTCATCCCATAACAGCTTTTCACTCATCTCAAATGTACAATATGTGATCTGGAGCAGCCCAAAAATGCAAAACCTTATCTTCAGATCTGGGGGATGGCTGCTGGCTCTTTccagaaaatgggaagaaatgtaACTATTCTCTAGAGTGCAGAATTAATAATTCTCCAAAGATAGTTGCAAGGACAATCAGAGATGgcaaatatgaaataataaaaggaTAGTTTGCAATATACATATTCTGTTGCATTTAGGGAACTAATTAGAGTTTTGGTTTTCATTGTAGCAttcaaatttctttaaaatcttgCTGGATAACTAACAGTATTAAAAGCAATCAAAGACAAAAGCAGTAAAATCTACCCTGATTAAGCCTTATAGTTTATTCTTAAAAGTTTGTTTTAAGCTAATCAGTTAGTTAGCCTGTAAAGAAACCAAAGCAATTTAGCCCATCCTGGGCTTTAATCCAAGAAATACTGGAAACTCACATACCCCTGTAAGAGATGGAAAGATCTTGGCACATTCTAGGATCATTCAGGTGGTACATGTTCCACCACTGTAACTTCTACATGGTTAACTAGGGGTTAAGATGAAATTACTCACCTCATTTAAAATATCCAAATTAGAACCAGAATTTAGGTCAGTTAAAATGCAAGTGAACTataaacaataaataatttcttctaaatatCTAATCCAAACCTATCCTTTCATTCAGTGTAAAGCCACTCTTCCCATGATGTTGTTTTATGACTGTGCCATTATAAAGGAACTTTAAGGAAAGTCTGAATAGGTTCAAATCTTTGTACAATTTCTCAGGTTTTAAATTTCTTGATACATAAAAAGTGCCAATAATTAATCTAAGTTTGATTAAGCTGCACAGTTAACTTTTTCACTTACAGAGAGACACAATCTAGATGTTGCAAATACTTAAAGGAGATGCCTTACTTTATATTATACTGTCCAGTTTTCAGAGTACATCTATCAGGAAGCTGAGAAAGTTTTTTAgagagcattttaaaatattttctacattCCTGCATTCCCATGCTCTGGTCATAATCAGTAGATGCAGAAAGTGGGAGTCCATCCCTCACACGGACCACAGAGGCAGATAAAATCATAGACATTGCCAACAGAGTTAACAACAACCTGCAACAAAACACAAATCAGGAGGAATCAGAATTAAAGTGAAAGCAGAGACAACAGAGCCAACTGTGATGAATTAAACTTCTCAAGCTGTACAGTGGGTTCAGGCCTAAACTGGGATAGTTACGATTTTCAACTGTAACTCAGACTAGAGTCTTAATTGAACAGGACCTACTAATCTACATGAGCCTCAAAACAGTTCTTCAAACCTTACATTAAATCAAAACATTCAAAAGTTTAGCAAGACAAGTATTAAAAGCATTACTTATCTACTAAGCATCAGTACACAAATTTCTTCTCCTACAAGTGGGCGAACTGCTAGAATTTATATGAAGCCAAAAGCAAACACTTCCTCAGCTCTTAACACTGCTCTGCAGACTCCTACCATATACTACACCTATCACTTCAGACactacaaaaaaatatt
It encodes:
- the SEC22A gene encoding vesicle-trafficking protein SEC22a; this encodes MLGAKLLLTLLAMSMILSASVVRVRDGLPLSASTDYDQSMGMQECRKYFKMLSKKLSQLPDRCTLKTGQYNINFISSLGVSYMMLCTENYPNVLAFCFLDELQKEFITTYNMMKTNTAIRPYCFIEFDNFIQRTKQRYNNTRSLSTKMNLADMQTEIKLRPPYQISVSELGSANGFSHIPVGEYKGTGKIAAAPHQRLEPVTLPGIVSFVLNLLCGALNLIRGFHAIESLLQNEGEDFSYVIAFFLGTAACLYQCYLFVYYTGWRNAKSFLTFGLICLCNMYLYELRNLWQLFFHVTVGAFSTLQIRLRQLQGKSPDYNV